In Arthrobacter sp. B3I9, the following are encoded in one genomic region:
- a CDS encoding IclR family transcriptional regulator yields the protein MPSTDTNGSNRTLERAAAILDAVGRSAVSASELSRRTGLSLSTAHRLALQMVDYGFLRRTETSAFRLGDRFVRSSLENAGMPVLRELRDHTGETAQLWVRRSDERVCLVSADSRHELRATLPPGSRLPLPQGSSGRLLAAEEDALAELASTGWVESVGARTPGLGSVSAPVRTDEGIVAAVCLAMPLARVSGSPGRDFGELVVRAAARIAEAVERQT from the coding sequence ATGCCTTCTACAGACACCAACGGAAGCAACCGCACCCTCGAACGTGCCGCCGCCATCCTCGACGCCGTGGGTCGATCCGCCGTTTCAGCAAGCGAGCTGTCACGACGGACCGGCCTGTCGCTGTCCACGGCACACCGCCTGGCCCTGCAGATGGTTGACTACGGATTCCTGCGCCGCACGGAAACCAGCGCCTTCAGGCTTGGTGACCGGTTCGTCCGCTCCTCACTGGAAAATGCTGGCATGCCTGTCCTCCGGGAACTGCGCGACCACACCGGCGAGACGGCGCAGCTCTGGGTCCGGCGCAGTGATGAACGGGTGTGCCTTGTCAGTGCCGACAGCCGGCACGAACTCCGCGCCACCCTGCCTCCTGGCTCCAGGCTGCCCCTGCCGCAGGGGTCCAGCGGCCGTCTTCTCGCAGCCGAGGAGGACGCCCTGGCGGAGCTGGCCTCCACGGGTTGGGTTGAGTCTGTCGGGGCTCGGACACCGGGCTTGGGCTCCGTCAGCGCCCCGGTCCGGACCGACGAGGGGATTGTCGCGGCCGTCTGCCTGGCCATGCCCCTGGCCCGGGTGTCCGGGTCCCCGGGCCGGGACTTCGGCGAGCTGGTAGTCCGTGCTGCCGCCAGGATCGCCGAGGCGGTGGAACGGCAGACGTAG